The DNA segment agttttcattatctttttagTAAACTTCAAATTCAAAAGTCCACGAAAAagtcttctttaaaaaaactgttaatttttttttttttttcaaatgaccTTTTATAAGGCTTCACGCTTCACTTATTACAAACATCTTTCTCACTCTCGCTCCATATCTACTTCTTCGTTACCTCTCCAAACCAAATCAAGAAattcaagagaaaaatgaaagtgCAATCCCTCCTTTCGCTTCTGCTTCTGTGCCTCCTCTACTTTCATCCAACCCTTTCTGGCGGATACATTCTCCCAGAATACAGGGCCCTTCTCTCCGTCAAGTCCTCCATCACTCATGACCCATTTTCAGCTCTTTCTACGTGGAACGCCTCCACTAGCCACTGCAACTGGAAGGGTATCACGTGCCACCCTTCTAGTCGTCGCGTGATCGCCCTCGATCTCTCAAACCTTCTACTCTCTGGTACTCTCTCCTCGGACCTGTCTAATCTCCGTTTCCTCTCCGAACTCTCCGTCGCTGGCAATGATCTCTCCGGGGCCATCCCCGCCGAGCTCTCTTCCCTCTCTGCCCTCCGCGTCCTTGATCTCTCATATAATCGCTTCAACGGCACCTTCCCCTCCCAGCTCTCCCTCCTCAAGAACCTTCAGGTTTTGGATCTCTCTGGCAACTACATGATCGGTGACTTGCCCCTGGCCGTCACCCAAATGCCCAACTTGCGCCATTTGAATCTAGGTGAAAACTCTTTCTCAGGTCGGATAACGTCCCAGTTCGGGCAATGGAAATTCTTGGAATATTTGGATGTATCCTATAACGACCTCGAGGGTCCTATACCGCAGGAGATAGGAAACTTGACCAACCTCAGGGAGCTCTACATTGGAGGATACACCAGTATGTACTGTGGCATACCCTCGGAGATCGGGAACCTATCGGAACTAGTTTCTTTCAGAGCCAATAGCTGTAACTTATCCGGCGAGATTCCAGCGTGGTTTGCCGAGCTGAAGAACTTGAGGCTGCTGCAATTGTCTGATAACAAACTCCACGGCGCTATTCCTGAGTTTATTGCCGACATGCCAGAGCTGGAGAAGCTGTATTTGTGGGAGAACAACTTTAGCGGGATCATTCCTCAGAGGCTGGGAAGGAATGGGAAGCTTCAGGTTCTGATTCTTTCATCGAATAATTTGACTGGGACTCTACCTCCTGATATGTGTTTTGGGAATCAGCTTGAGATTCTGTCTACTAGGGAAAATTTATTGGTCGGTCCAATCCCGGACGCACTCGGGAGGTGCGAGTCGCTATCTCGAATCGTAATGGAGCACAACTTTCTCAACGGTTCAATACCAAGAGACCTTTTCGGTTTGCCCAATCTCACCTACGTGATGCTGCAGAATAACCGTCTGACCGGGAAGTTTCCCATTTTCTCGAGAAACGATTCTAAATTGGGGATACTAGATATTTCTGACAACAAGGTTCATGGGGAGGTACCTAGTTGGATCTGGAGACTTCCCTATCTTGTGATTTTGAATCTTTCTCATAATTGTCTAGAGACTCTAGATGAGAATTTAAACTCTCCCAACACTTCCCAATCCTCGTTGAAAATGATAGACCTTCAATCCAACCAGCTCCAAGGGCAACTTTCAACTCTCCCACTGCATTTTCTGTACACCAGTCAAATGGCTTTGTTGGAGCTCACTTTTTTCTCTGTTTCGAGGAATAAATTCGACGGGGCTATTCCTACATCACTGTGCAATGCTACAACTCTAAATGTTTTAGACTTGTCCCATAATCACTTAACTGGCATGATTCCCCAGTGCTTAATTGAAATGAGTGGAGTTTTAAGCGTGATGGGAAACAATCTTACTGGCGTAATTCCTGACTCCTTTCCATTCAATTGTAATTTAGAAATTTTGGTTCTGAATGGAAATCAACTAGAAGGAGAGCTACCAAAATCCCTGGACAGGTGCAATGCAACCTTGGGGGTTTTGGACATTGGGAACAACCTCATTCAGGATACCTTCCCATGTTATTTGAAGAATATAGACACGTTGAGGGTCCTTATTTTGCGATCTAACCAATTTCATGGGTCTATTAATTGTCTAGACGCTAATACCACCTGGTCCAAACTTCAAATCTTAGACCTGGCCTCGAACCATTTTGTTGGAAAGTTTCCAATATGTTATTTTTCTAGCTGGAAGGCAATGATGGGAACCGAAAAGGAAATGGAAAGTAAGGGTGGATCTGATCATATTGTAGCTGATTCTTTTTCCCAAGATTCTTTTTCGCTTGCCTATCAAATTAGGGTAAATCTTACATTAAAAGGTCAAGATTTGGAGTTTGAGAAGATCCTAACTATCATAACCTCACTTGATTTGTCGTGCAATAGTTTTGACGGAGATATACCTAAAGAAATAGGAGAATTCAAAGTCCTATATGCCCTCAACTTATCTCACAACGCTTTTACGGGTCAAATTCCACAAGCTTTAGTAAACTTGAGAGCTCTTGAGTCACTAGACTTGTCGAGCAACAAGCTCATCGGAGAGATTCCTCTCCAACTTGCAGATTGTCTTACTTTCCTGTCAACTCTTAACCTTTCCTTCAATCAATTGGTGGGAAAGATTCCACAAATAAGGCAATTTGCTACATTTTCGGAAAGTTCATTTGAAGGAAACATAGGATTATGTGACTTTCctatgaaagaaaaatgcatACATGAAGAATTGGGACCTTCTGCTCCTCCATATTCTGTGAATTCAATTGATTGGGACTTCCTAAGTGTTGAATTGGGATTTGTTTTTGGCCTTGGAATTTTTATTGGACCTCTTATATTTTGGACGAGGTGGAGGAAACGCTACTACAAACATGTCGACGAcattgtttttaaaatgtttCCTCGGACATACATAAGAATAGAAAATTATCGAAGCGGAGTACACAAGAATGAAGGACGGCAAGCACGTAAGAATCAAGGTGGGAGGTAATGCTCAATGCTGTCAGGTATGTCCCCAATTGATATTTTGGTATGCAATTAAATATTGTCGAAAGTGATGTATTATAAATTAGCAATGTTATTGAAATTCATAAGGCATCATCTCCTACATGGCAGGCTgcacaaaatatgaaatatcagGAAGTAATATGGCCTCGATCCCCCCACCATGTAGCAGAAAGCGTTATGGGGATGAAGCACAGGGCTTTGTACCCATAATTACATTTGTATAAGTTTTTAATAGTTTTGGCGTTACTTTATGTAAGAATTTAGTCTAAATTAGCAAAATATATGAAGCAACTTCTTCTGGTTTGCATATTGGCCTATACGTAATACTCTGCACATTGAATTAGCTAACTTTCCACTATaccattaaattattatttctttttttatttattattaattcatCTCTTTATTAGGAGATAAAGTTGAGGGCAATCAAATtaaggaagagagaaaaaaaaatattactatattatttaattgtgCAACAGTGGTAGTCAATGCCAATGAAATTTGATCCATGATATTCTTTAAACTTTCACTACCTAAATATTTTACGAAAACCACTGCTGCTCTAAGTTGAGCAGCACTAAAGGCAGACTTGGTGTACCTATCAAGTTGGAACATTTCAGTTACGGGATCCCAATCcaaattctaaacataattcATTAATCCATTTTTATTTATAGGCTCGGTTTCTCTCTAGTTCATATAGacacatatttatatttatgtctaGAGTTCATCTATCTGTTGGGATACAATCATAAAGTTGACTGTTCATAAATTACTTTAAGAACCATCATGCATCGCGTAAAACAATCCAGGAATTAGAATTACAAAGGGCCATATAACCACTTTTTGAACATCATGCACATTAGCTTCCTTAATTAAACACGGTTTCGAGCAAAAGCTTTGCTTGATTAATGCTATACATTACCCAATTGTACCTAAACACGCGAAATGGATGGACAACGTAGAGGCTTACCCCACTTTCACCCaatctttaaaaaatcttaGGAGTGTAGTCGGTCCGATCATTCTTGATGGAGAATTTTGAACATAATCAAAATCCATCAAAAGTTCAGACCCGGCTAGATTGATAAAGCCTTTGGATTGGACTGGACTAGATTGTTTTGGTTCGTTCAATTTGTTTTATGGTGATATTTCAGTCTaggtccctttttttttttcaagttttaaagtttCTTATTTGTCTTATTGACGATCCTTAATCAGTTCGATCAAAACCATTCGGTCGGGTTGATATTTTTGATCCGAACCAAAATTAGTACACCCCTAcccttattattactttttttgaaCACCTaagcttgcttttttttttttttttttttttaattatcttcaAACATAACTCatttacatatagttatttatttaatgaaaaatttttaattcGTAAGATGTTTAGATAATCCAGTATTTCAATTGGGTGATAATAGGGAACATAGGTAAAACCATAGAAGATTCTTTTTCAAGAGTATTGAAAACAGTAATAATCGGGAATTATTAAGcattataattttgtttggtGGTTGGATAAAAAGCCGGTCAAACAATGTTGACAAACATGGAGAGAAACGAGACGGAGTGTTTTGGTTAGGGGTATCAAATCGTGTTACAGATTGTATTTCTGTCGtgtcaaaatatgtatattatattatataagtaaatataaaccCAACCCATTATGCTTATCATGTTGAAATATCAAACCCTAACATGACCCATTAATATAATGTGTTGTGTCCTGTCAATCTGTTTcaacctatttatataaatgaattgaatAATCTAAAATTAACTGGTTCAACCTAactaaatttagtataattttatataaatgttaaaatcattatatctataaaaaaaattataaaattaactacaagttcaaaattataatctaaacaataaaaatatcaaaactaaaattctaaaaatgttacttttaggtataaggatATAATggttattttaacttttttaacggGTCATAATGAgttattgttgcccagatgactaacacaagaagggggtgaattgagttgtatttaaaaaaataacaattataaatcaaatatacaatataaaatataaacaaaatacgaaacaacaataaatataaagagtaaaggtaagagGGAAACAAATTCAGTATATTAATGAGgttcggctccactgcctaagtcctcgcctcaagctaccccttgaggatccccaaattcacaattcaacctccttcaggtggaggtagaaacctattacacttttgaacaacatcgctacaaaggatccgtgtagaacaccctctacacttgcaatcaccttacatgtggtgattcaactattccctgtgtagaacactttctacatacACAAGGGTTGTATAcccccttttactgatacaagagttgatagtgggtaggttattagaaaacactcctcaatgagtgaaataagaacagtacagcgcaaactatatctctctcaaaatgaacaaggattaaggatcaatgcttagagaatagagaatgaaagttttgaatgaatgttgtatgcccTTGGTTTGTGAATgggaaactctcaaatgatctatttataggcatatgagatttcatactcaaatttaaaaagatttacatgtcaaagacaacatcattcacttttcaaaaaattcaaacctaatttttttactttttgcatatgacaaaaagagtacactttacttttcaaaaatttcaaacataatcttttttctttttgtatatgacaaaaagagcacactttacttttcaaatttttcaaacaaaatcatctactttttgcataagtcaaaaaaagtatcaatcattgaaaatatttaaataaagcatCCACacgtgaaagatgacaatcaatcatttttaatattttgaaagttcaaacctttaatcatgtcatgcacatgtaaaagataacaatcaatcatttttcaaaattttcaaatttaattttcaaaatattcttacacatgttgaaaatgtattttaatgatttatgataaaatattaattttgagccttaatcttaatttcaaattttaagagatttacaacattactctataactttaatgtgaacttattccccttcttgctcatgcttggttccttgatgtgtttgactccattgtgtagacaacttgaacttgagactccttaattctttgaattcatttgttatcatcaaaattcatgtgtagatatataattacacgaaatttgaaaccttgggttcaacagttaTAATGTGTCAAAACGATTTACCCATTATCATCCCGTTAAACAATCATGTTTTAACAGGTTAAtctgttttgacccgaacctATTAAAACTAAACCcaaacccgctattatcgtgtcgtatgCATGTtgagttaacgggtcgtgtcacaTATTACCACCCCTAATTTTGGCATTATCACTGTTCAAAATTACCTTATCAACCTCCAAATGTTACAAGATTTACATATATTCCAGGGTTGGACCCAATGTATTGTATCATATTGTACTTTAGTGGGATCAGCGGCTCACAATGACAGAGTAGGCTAATGAAGAAGAATAATGATAGGTGTACTACTCTACCATCACCCTTTGCCGCTCCCTCCCCAAAAAGAGTTCGATACAATACAATCGCTATGGTAGGAAGGGTTGTTGTTAATGTGATAAGATTCTaggtctcgtttgttttcagaggatgagatgagttgagatgaaaattgaaagttaaataaaatattattaaaatatattattttaatattacctttgtattgagattttaaataattgaattgtttattttgttttgtatgaagatttgaaaaaattataatgattaaatgcgatgagataaaataagataaaagattTTGTGAAAGTGAAGTAGGCTAAGACCATAGGACCCTTTAAGTGCAAGTGTCTTTTTTGGTGGTAAATAGGGGTGCAAAAATAAATCGAAAAATCAGAAAACTGGTCCGGACCAAACCTGACTCGTTGGTTCAGTTTGAGTTTTGACTGGTTCAGTCCGGAATGGGTACCCTCATTTTAAAAACTGGTCAAATCCAGTCCGAAATTAATTTTACGTTTTCCAACACCAGACCGGATCGGAtaacatcttatatatatatatattattaatttttaatattatatataatatattttatattatatataattgtttatatataattatgtatgaaataatatattataatttaaaacataacattttaatattaaacaagaatattttttagatcatatgttataaatataaaatatatattaaatacattttattgcttaataaattttcaatatatacttttttttataaatacattagtaatactaatatacttaatatattaaaaccgaaaaattGAACCGAACCGGTAAAATCGAAAATATCGGTTTAAGGGGTAACCGGTGcataattagttttaaaaaatacaaaaccaacACTATCTATTTGGtcttagattttattaaaaaacaaaccaaaccaaaccagtTATACCCTTAAGAGTAACGGAGAGCATCTTGTCATTTGGAAAGCAAGCATCTAGGTGGTAGGTCTTTATCAACGTCAACACTGCTATTCGGCCCTTCTACTCTGCTCAACACAACTCAAAGCTACTTATTTCAGCATCTCTCATATGCTCATGACTAGATCTAGTTTGTTTTCAcatataagatgaaatgagttgagattaaaggtgaaagttaaataaaatattattagaatatatttttttaacgttatttttattttagtatttgaaaaagttgaattgtttattttattttgtgtggagatttaagaaaattgtaataattaaatgagatgagatgagttgagttgagatggtttgtgaaaacaaactaaGTCGATAACAACGTTTGGTTTCCAAAaactttttatctcatctcatcattataactttcacaaattctcacacaaaatataatatacaatttaactttttcaaatctcaaaacaaaactaacattaaaaaattatattataataatattttatttaacttttaataaaaacatctcatctcatctaatatgTATAATCAAACAGGACTACGTATGTTTCGGTCTGGCTGAAACAAACATGAGCATGTTTTACCCAAGTAGAGAGTATTTGGCAATTTATTAGCAAGTCTAAATTCGGactaaaattaaagtttttagCTAAagttcaaactaataaaaatagtgCTCTACGTTagactaaaataataatataatattattatttatttaaataataatttttaaaatttttttaatattttaggaatacactctatatattaattaataaattaagaaaatcatTGTTTGTcaacattaatatattttaaattgacatCAGTTTGAAAAatcagattaattaaaaaacaatttatcATGAaaggattttatttaaaaaataatttataatacaaattaatacaaaaataatgttcagcattaaaaacaatttataaTACAAAAACTAACATTGGGATGTTCACGAAAGACGTTGAGATGCTCGAGACAAGAGAGAGATGAAAGAGAGGTTGGGATAagtttaatgaataaaataatgtttggtTCAAGTACATTAACTAACCAAATTTGGAACAAGGGGTAGAAATACTGTAGCTTAAAATTCAAGTTATTGAGCTTTGATTAGTTTAATATGGACCAATTTTGATATAATTGGCTATAATTTGATGAGCCACTAGATTTTGCTAGCCAATATCAATGCTCTTAGTAGTGTTACGATCAAACACTTCAGGTCTTAACTACCTATTTAATCTCGTTGATATATTTATagtgaaatg comes from the Carya illinoinensis cultivar Pawnee chromosome 8, C.illinoinensisPawnee_v1, whole genome shotgun sequence genome and includes:
- the LOC122318344 gene encoding leucine-rich repeat receptor-like serine/threonine-protein kinase BAM1, giving the protein MKVQSLLSLLLLCLLYFHPTLSGGYILPEYRALLSVKSSITHDPFSALSTWNASTSHCNWKGITCHPSSRRVIALDLSNLLLSGTLSSDLSNLRFLSELSVAGNDLSGAIPAELSSLSALRVLDLSYNRFNGTFPSQLSLLKNLQVLDLSGNYMIGDLPLAVTQMPNLRHLNLGENSFSGRITSQFGQWKFLEYLDVSYNDLEGPIPQEIGNLTNLRELYIGGYTSMYCGIPSEIGNLSELVSFRANSCNLSGEIPAWFAELKNLRLLQLSDNKLHGAIPEFIADMPELEKLYLWENNFSGIIPQRLGRNGKLQVLILSSNNLTGTLPPDMCFGNQLEILSTRENLLVGPIPDALGRCESLSRIVMEHNFLNGSIPRDLFGLPNLTYVMLQNNRLTGKFPIFSRNDSKLGILDISDNKVHGEVPSWIWRLPYLVILNLSHNCLETLDENLNSPNTSQSSLKMIDLQSNQLQGQLSTLPLHFLYTSQMALLELTFFSVSRNKFDGAIPTSLCNATTLNVLDLSHNHLTGMIPQCLIEMSGVLSVMGNNLTGVIPDSFPFNCNLEILVLNGNQLEGELPKSLDRCNATLGVLDIGNNLIQDTFPCYLKNIDTLRVLILRSNQFHGSINCLDANTTWSKLQILDLASNHFVGKFPICYFSSWKAMMGTEKEMESKGGSDHIVADSFSQDSFSLAYQIRVNLTLKGQDLEFEKILTIITSLDLSCNSFDGDIPKEIGEFKVLYALNLSHNAFTGQIPQALVNLRALESLDLSSNKLIGEIPLQLADCLTFLSTLNLSFNQLVGKIPQIRQFATFSESSFEGNIGLCDFPMKEKCIHEELGPSAPPYSVNSIDWDFLSVELGFVFGLGIFIGPLIFWTRWRKRYYKHVDDIVFKMFPRTYIRIENYRSGVHKNEGRQARKNQGGR